The following proteins come from a genomic window of Sphaerisporangium rubeum:
- a CDS encoding ATP-binding protein, whose translation MARSSRSRSRLAVRYFDDRVLLTDSAAWAYFRLPTVSYEFVTAEEREALATNITIALAAIRMSDAEVHLRVAHRAYPAAEWAMTLNATSDEGDGWRDYLEEMYRHVWAKDFWSKEVYLGVRLGNRGAQLGTGVLAQLIGFYQRSEKTLGLEDDHVPESEIDKWTEQAERLGRALAASALYARHASSGEIAWLFRHAAAGSVGDPPASASPTRRWGQGEIESLVEGQIHNGRSFLRIQQPGGDSFVAHLSFARFPDLMPFPDGEPWLHFVDQLPFPVEVSSRMRLIPPIKASKDVARKLAHARDMDIHIREAGAEAPIALAEQIDAARMLEHGITKERLPFVYGWHRLIVAAPTEEMCLQRVEAVVEHYRDMGIDIVNSTGDQFSLFCEALPGERVRVNAYAQRQPLRTIAGGMATATVDLGDRIDESGAGWAGPYIGETLGRARSIVHFDPLVAATRNRPTAIAITGEPGGGKTTLALLLMYQMALRGVTVAVIDPKGDAESLVRLLQDRGRKARVIPLGSAAPGLLDPFSFGDDIAAKKTMATETLRLLLPRMSEERESAMIQAVATVSNQPEPSLGKVVDHLEQAEDAASRNLGAVLRSMSEMHLARLCFDPSGGGQIDTEGWTTVFTLGGLTLPDVSAARDDYSYEQRLSVAILYLVSQFARRLMNGLDRRAPKAIFLDEAWAITSTPEGAKLVPEVSRMGRSRNTALVLVSQNAGDLLNEQVTNCLSSVFAFRSSERVEVEHVLALLGVEPSEEHKAALRALGNGECVFRDLDGRAGRIGVDLISDDLLRWLDTNPTHDKPGERSDDRIGTRSGMAQEVRS comes from the coding sequence ATGGCGCGATCGTCACGGTCGAGGAGCAGGCTGGCCGTCCGGTACTTCGACGACCGCGTCCTCCTCACCGACTCGGCGGCGTGGGCCTACTTCCGGCTTCCCACGGTGAGCTACGAGTTCGTCACCGCCGAGGAGCGCGAGGCGCTGGCCACCAACATCACCATCGCGCTCGCCGCGATCCGCATGTCCGACGCCGAGGTGCACCTGCGGGTCGCGCACCGCGCCTACCCGGCGGCCGAGTGGGCCATGACGCTGAACGCCACGTCCGACGAGGGGGACGGCTGGCGCGACTACCTGGAGGAGATGTACCGCCACGTCTGGGCCAAGGACTTCTGGAGCAAGGAGGTCTACCTCGGCGTGCGGCTCGGCAACCGCGGCGCTCAGCTCGGCACCGGCGTGCTGGCCCAGCTCATCGGCTTCTACCAGCGCAGCGAGAAGACCCTCGGCCTTGAGGACGACCACGTCCCCGAGAGCGAGATCGACAAGTGGACCGAGCAGGCCGAGCGCCTCGGCCGCGCGCTCGCCGCGAGCGCGCTGTACGCGAGGCACGCGAGCTCCGGCGAGATCGCCTGGCTGTTCCGTCACGCCGCCGCCGGCTCGGTCGGCGACCCGCCCGCGTCGGCGTCACCGACGCGCCGCTGGGGCCAGGGTGAGATCGAGTCGCTGGTCGAGGGCCAGATCCACAACGGCCGGTCGTTCCTGCGCATCCAGCAGCCCGGCGGCGACTCGTTCGTGGCGCACCTGTCGTTCGCGCGGTTCCCCGACCTGATGCCGTTCCCCGACGGCGAGCCGTGGCTGCACTTCGTCGACCAGTTACCTTTCCCGGTGGAGGTCAGCTCCCGCATGCGCCTGATCCCGCCGATCAAGGCGAGCAAGGACGTCGCGCGCAAGCTCGCGCACGCCAGGGACATGGACATCCACATCCGCGAGGCCGGGGCCGAGGCCCCCATCGCGCTGGCCGAGCAGATCGACGCGGCCCGCATGCTGGAGCACGGCATCACCAAGGAGCGGCTGCCGTTCGTGTACGGCTGGCACCGGCTGATCGTGGCCGCGCCGACCGAGGAGATGTGCCTGCAGCGGGTCGAGGCGGTGGTGGAGCACTACCGCGACATGGGCATCGACATCGTGAACTCCACCGGCGACCAGTTCTCGCTGTTCTGCGAGGCGCTGCCGGGGGAGCGGGTCCGGGTCAACGCCTACGCGCAGCGGCAGCCGCTGCGCACCATCGCCGGCGGCATGGCGACCGCCACCGTCGACCTCGGCGACCGCATCGACGAGTCCGGCGCGGGGTGGGCCGGGCCGTACATCGGTGAGACCCTCGGCCGGGCACGTTCCATCGTGCACTTCGACCCGCTGGTGGCCGCGACCCGCAACCGGCCGACGGCCATCGCCATCACCGGCGAGCCGGGTGGCGGCAAGACCACGCTGGCGCTGCTGCTGATGTACCAGATGGCGCTGCGCGGCGTGACGGTCGCGGTGATCGACCCCAAGGGGGACGCCGAGTCGCTGGTGCGGCTGCTGCAGGACCGTGGCCGCAAGGCGCGCGTCATCCCGCTCGGGTCCGCCGCGCCGGGCCTGCTCGACCCGTTCTCGTTCGGCGACGACATCGCGGCCAAGAAGACCATGGCCACCGAGACGCTGCGGCTGCTGCTGCCGCGCATGTCGGAGGAACGCGAGTCCGCGATGATCCAGGCCGTGGCCACGGTCTCCAACCAGCCCGAGCCGTCCCTCGGCAAGGTCGTGGACCACCTGGAGCAGGCCGAGGACGCCGCGTCACGCAACCTCGGCGCGGTGCTGCGGTCGATGTCCGAGATGCACCTGGCGCGGCTGTGCTTCGACCCCTCAGGCGGCGGCCAGATCGACACTGAGGGCTGGACCACCGTGTTCACCCTCGGCGGCCTGACGCTGCCTGACGTGTCCGCGGCCCGCGACGACTACTCCTACGAGCAGCGCCTGTCGGTGGCGATCCTGTACCTGGTGTCGCAGTTCGCGCGGCGGCTGATGAACGGCCTCGACCGGCGGGCCCCCAAGGCGATCTTCCTGGACGAGGCGTGGGCCATCACGTCCACCCCTGAAGGCGCCAAGCTCGTGCCTGAGGTGTCCCGCATGGGCCGGTCACGCAACACCGCGCTGGTGCTGGTGTCGCAGAACGCCGGTGACCTGCTCAACGAACAGGTCACCAACTGCCTGTCGTCGGTGTTCGCGTTCCGCTCCTCCGAGCGGGTCGAGGTGGAGCACGTGCTCGCGCTGCTCGGCGTCGAGCCGTCCGAGGAGCACAAGGCGGCGCTGCGCGCTCTCGGCAACGGCGAGTGCGTCTTCCGCGATCTGGACGGCCGCGCGGGACGTATCGGGGTGGACCTCATCTCCGACGATCTGCTGCGTTGGCTGGACACGAATCCGACGCATGACAAACCCGGCGAGAGAAGTGATGATCGCATTGGGACCAGGTCCGGCATGGCACAGGAGGTGCGGTCATGA
- a CDS encoding TcpE family conjugal transfer membrane protein, whose translation MDLPTYTNIWRIEKRLYKLYDLRLPTPLPIVWVGVFVGVVVPWSVLLRLVGVPFESPWHVLYMVPPGVVTWLSTRPVIESKRLNELLQSQVRYLGEPRTWCRLAPVEEPDEITLTARVWRTSPVPVRAGATAAAGARSRRGTRAKPRHTAPRRRPLEAWNAARAVPSVKPAARVEPAPLLAGEVRPAVAAAAAAVTTTAAEAPARVQERPRVTWGGLVTESAAPPASRAATPAAPERLAIGAVPPAAETLGPLAPPAPVPVSRPAARALHLPSSQPPATTPPPPEPAAAPEPAASGEAEQQPIGTEALRRLRRLAASAEARRTAEHPAPPGPAAVPNPTTSEQAAPERAVPSRGLAVEAPRPGQERLVSAKDAELLATLGAEAAEAAEQHRKGQPPRPAQAARVPEVRTARSGRPLPGETAASRGPATPQRSAGRTPVRPGSREPAPPLSIRAVPTSQGATADPAAPSVPVPVPRPGDEPRVRRVESVVGRDQSGGWRRIAQVVVGGGGPGRGDGTDSDEARARTPLTGSRRVLVLGCSGGAGQTTTALMLGHTLARHRDDRVLAVDANVGDHTLTSRVPIDSPETLTSLLAGLDGVNGYLGIRAYTTRCESGLEVVASDSDTAASRRLADRGLFSDQRLAQTVRLLDRHYRLVLMDPAAAVAARLLPYADQLVLVAPASEDASEAVAMTLDWLDGHGAGELRRRGVLVINGVSRRSMGGVEQAEAVARGRCRAIVRVPWDDELAPGRPGAADPAHVRAGTRRAYLALAGVVASGLAVANRPSEEEVAQ comes from the coding sequence GTGGACCTGCCTACCTATACGAACATCTGGCGGATCGAGAAGCGGCTGTACAAGCTGTACGATCTGCGGTTGCCGACGCCGCTTCCGATCGTCTGGGTCGGCGTGTTCGTGGGTGTGGTCGTGCCGTGGTCGGTCCTGCTCAGACTGGTCGGCGTCCCCTTCGAATCCCCCTGGCACGTGCTGTACATGGTGCCGCCGGGTGTGGTGACGTGGCTGTCGACCCGTCCGGTGATCGAGAGCAAGCGGCTCAACGAGCTGTTGCAGTCCCAGGTCCGCTACCTCGGTGAGCCGCGCACCTGGTGCCGCCTCGCCCCCGTCGAGGAACCCGACGAGATCACCCTCACCGCGCGCGTCTGGCGCACCTCCCCGGTGCCGGTCCGCGCCGGCGCGACCGCTGCGGCCGGCGCCAGGTCACGCCGCGGCACCCGGGCCAAGCCCCGGCACACGGCGCCGCGCCGCCGGCCCCTGGAGGCGTGGAACGCCGCACGTGCCGTGCCGTCGGTGAAGCCCGCCGCGCGCGTGGAGCCCGCTCCGCTCCTCGCCGGCGAGGTGCGGCCCGCCGTGGCCGCCGCCGCGGCCGCCGTGACCACCACCGCGGCGGAGGCCCCGGCACGCGTCCAGGAGCGGCCCCGCGTCACCTGGGGCGGCCTGGTCACCGAGTCCGCCGCGCCTCCGGCGTCCCGTGCCGCCACCCCGGCCGCACCCGAGCGCCTCGCCATCGGCGCCGTGCCGCCGGCCGCCGAGACCCTCGGCCCGCTGGCGCCGCCGGCTCCGGTACCTGTGTCCCGTCCCGCCGCGCGCGCGCTGCACCTGCCCTCCTCGCAGCCGCCGGCCACCACGCCGCCGCCTCCCGAGCCCGCCGCGGCCCCGGAGCCTGCCGCGTCCGGTGAGGCGGAGCAGCAGCCCATCGGCACCGAGGCCCTGCGCCGCCTGCGCAGGCTCGCCGCCTCCGCCGAGGCCAGGCGGACCGCCGAGCACCCCGCTCCACCCGGGCCGGCCGCCGTCCCGAATCCCACGACCTCGGAGCAGGCGGCCCCGGAACGCGCCGTCCCCAGCAGGGGCCTCGCCGTCGAGGCGCCGCGGCCGGGTCAGGAACGCCTGGTGTCGGCCAAGGACGCCGAGTTGCTCGCCACGCTCGGCGCCGAGGCCGCCGAGGCGGCCGAGCAGCACCGCAAGGGCCAGCCGCCGCGGCCCGCGCAGGCGGCGCGGGTGCCTGAGGTGCGCACGGCACGCTCGGGCCGTCCCCTCCCCGGCGAGACCGCCGCGTCGCGCGGGCCGGCCACGCCGCAGCGGTCCGCCGGCCGCACACCGGTGCGGCCCGGCAGCCGCGAGCCGGCGCCTCCGCTGTCCATCCGCGCCGTTCCGACGTCCCAAGGCGCCACCGCCGACCCGGCCGCGCCGTCGGTCCCCGTGCCGGTGCCGCGTCCCGGTGACGAGCCCCGTGTGCGCCGCGTCGAGTCGGTCGTCGGCCGTGACCAGTCCGGCGGGTGGCGCCGCATCGCGCAGGTCGTGGTCGGCGGCGGCGGTCCCGGCCGCGGCGACGGCACCGACAGCGACGAGGCCAGGGCCCGCACTCCGCTCACCGGCAGCCGCCGCGTCCTCGTGCTCGGCTGCAGCGGCGGCGCGGGCCAGACCACCACCGCGCTCATGCTCGGCCACACCCTGGCCCGGCACCGCGACGACCGCGTGCTCGCCGTCGACGCCAACGTCGGCGACCACACCCTCACCTCCCGCGTCCCCATCGACTCCCCCGAGACGCTGACGTCCCTGCTGGCCGGTCTGGACGGCGTGAACGGCTACCTCGGCATACGCGCCTACACCACCCGCTGCGAGTCGGGCCTGGAGGTCGTGGCCTCCGACTCCGACACGGCGGCGTCCCGGCGGCTCGCCGACCGCGGCCTGTTCTCCGACCAGCGCCTCGCGCAGACGGTCCGCCTGCTGGACCGCCACTACCGCCTCGTCCTCATGGACCCGGCCGCCGCGGTGGCGGCCCGCCTGCTGCCGTACGCCGACCAGCTCGTCCTCGTGGCCCCGGCCAGCGAGGACGCGTCCGAGGCCGTCGCGATGACCCTCGACTGGCTGGACGGCCACGGGGCCGGCGAGCTGCGCCGCCGCGGCGTCCTCGTGATCAACGGGGTGAGCCGCCGCAGCATGGGTGGCGTGGAGCAGGCGGAGGCGGTGGCCAGGGGCCGCTGCCGCGCCATCGTGCGGGTGCCGTGGGACGACGAACTGGCTCCCGGACGTCCAGGCGCCGCCGACCCGGCCCATGTGCGGGCCGGCACGCGGCGCGCGTACCTCGCACTGGCGGGGGTTGTGGCAAGCGGCCTGGCGGTGGCGAACCGCCCGAGCGAGGAGGAAGTGGCCCAGTGA
- a CDS encoding conjugal transfer protein produces MRVRGRSAPRRGWSGGGGRWLVWLGRAVLWAVIIVIVVNGVRAPIERFAAGDQPGQTAVTPTGSGFPETEAAAFAGQFAAAYLNFDGARPDDRADRLAPFLPEGAERQFGWNGFGKMSTGGIQFSGIDIGDAQNAVVTVVAQSGAQRWKLSVPVHYADGRFVVSGQPALLPAGGPAGLPQAAEPERDDVTESELRPQLEGFFKAFAAGDATQLQRFVVQGITLDGFGGKVTLAELKSVIAPPGGTSRDVTAVVVWGVPTSATPSPAATSTDPTGQPAGLEQAYRLSMEKQGDNWYVKSISGATRSVG; encoded by the coding sequence GTGCGGGTTCGGGGACGCAGTGCCCCGCGGCGAGGCTGGTCCGGCGGGGGCGGACGGTGGCTGGTGTGGCTCGGCCGCGCCGTGCTGTGGGCCGTCATCATCGTGATCGTCGTGAACGGCGTGCGCGCGCCGATCGAGCGGTTCGCCGCCGGCGACCAGCCCGGCCAGACGGCCGTCACCCCCACCGGCAGCGGGTTCCCCGAGACCGAGGCGGCGGCGTTCGCCGGTCAGTTCGCCGCCGCGTACCTCAACTTCGACGGCGCGAGGCCCGACGACCGGGCCGACCGGCTCGCGCCGTTCCTCCCCGAAGGCGCCGAGCGCCAGTTCGGCTGGAACGGGTTCGGCAAGATGAGCACCGGCGGCATCCAGTTCTCCGGCATCGACATCGGCGACGCGCAGAACGCCGTCGTCACCGTGGTGGCCCAGTCAGGCGCGCAGCGCTGGAAGCTCTCGGTCCCGGTCCACTACGCCGACGGCCGCTTCGTCGTCTCCGGCCAGCCGGCCCTGCTGCCGGCCGGCGGCCCCGCCGGGCTGCCGCAGGCCGCCGAGCCCGAGCGTGACGACGTCACCGAGAGCGAGCTGCGTCCCCAGCTCGAAGGCTTCTTCAAGGCCTTCGCCGCCGGCGACGCCACGCAGCTCCAGCGCTTCGTCGTGCAGGGCATCACGCTCGACGGCTTCGGCGGCAAGGTCACCCTGGCCGAGCTGAAGAGCGTCATCGCGCCGCCGGGAGGCACGAGCCGCGACGTCACCGCCGTGGTCGTGTGGGGTGTGCCGACGAGCGCGACCCCCTCACCGGCGGCGACGTCCACCGACCCCACCGGCCAGCCGGCGGGCCTGGAGCAGGCCTACCGCCTCTCCATGGAGAAACAGGGCGACAACTGGTACGTCAAGAGCATCAGCGGCGCGACCAGGTCTGTGGGGTGA
- the ychF gene encoding redox-regulated ATPase YchF, which translates to MSLSIGIVGLPNVGKSTLFNALTKSGNALAANYPFATIDPNVGVVGVPDPRLDVLGELFGSARVLPAKVEFVDIAGLVRGASEGQGRGNRFLANIRETDAICQVIRVFADPDVTHVDGEISPRRDIETINTELILADLQTLEKAVPRLTKEARTNKDAKATLEAAEAAGKALDSGTTLFASGIDLEPLRDLHLLTAKPFLYVFNLDADELTDDDLRARLSALVAPAEAVFLDAKIESELVELPDDEALELLQSVGQEESGLTQLARVGFETLGLQTYLTAGPKEARAWTIRKGATAPEAAGVIHTDFQRGFIKAEVVSFEDLVAAGSMTAARSAGKARIEGKDYVMRDGDVVEFRFNV; encoded by the coding sequence GTGAGCCTGAGCATCGGCATCGTCGGCCTGCCCAACGTCGGCAAGTCCACCCTTTTCAACGCGCTGACCAAGAGCGGCAACGCGCTCGCGGCGAACTACCCGTTCGCCACGATCGACCCCAACGTGGGGGTCGTCGGCGTGCCGGACCCCCGTCTGGACGTCCTCGGCGAGCTGTTCGGCTCGGCGCGCGTCCTCCCCGCCAAGGTCGAGTTCGTGGACATCGCGGGCCTGGTGCGCGGCGCCTCGGAGGGCCAGGGACGCGGCAACCGCTTCCTCGCCAACATCCGGGAGACCGACGCCATCTGCCAGGTGATCCGCGTCTTCGCAGACCCCGACGTCACCCACGTCGACGGCGAGATCTCCCCCCGGCGGGACATCGAGACCATCAACACCGAGCTGATCCTGGCCGATCTGCAGACCCTGGAGAAGGCCGTCCCACGCCTCACCAAGGAGGCGAGGACCAACAAGGACGCCAAGGCGACCCTGGAGGCGGCCGAGGCCGCCGGCAAGGCCCTCGACTCCGGCACCACCCTGTTCGCCTCAGGCATCGATCTGGAGCCGCTGCGCGACCTGCACCTGCTGACCGCCAAGCCGTTCCTGTACGTCTTCAACCTCGACGCCGACGAGCTGACCGACGACGACCTGCGCGCGCGCCTGTCGGCCCTGGTCGCCCCGGCCGAGGCGGTGTTCCTCGACGCCAAGATCGAGTCCGAGCTGGTGGAGCTTCCGGACGACGAGGCCCTTGAGCTGCTGCAGTCGGTCGGCCAGGAGGAGTCCGGCCTCACCCAGCTCGCCAGGGTCGGCTTCGAGACCCTCGGCCTGCAGACCTACCTCACGGCGGGCCCCAAGGAGGCCAGAGCGTGGACCATCCGCAAGGGTGCCACCGCGCCTGAGGCCGCCGGTGTCATCCACACCGATTTCCAGCGCGGTTTCATCAAGGCCGAGGTCGTGTCCTTCGAGGACCTGGTCGCGGCCGGTTCCATGACGGCCGCGAGGTCCGCGGGGAAGGCCAGGATCGAGGGCAAGGATTACGTGATGCGGGACGGCGACGTGGTGGAGTTCCGCTTCAACGTTTGA
- a CDS encoding DNA recombination protein RmuC, with translation MDVTALLFQLVAGLAAGLVVGFSLGRARAAAGAAAADARAAEAERRATLAEAAAQAAEEKVSYVEEQMTQRFQTLSNRALDVNNLRFLELAESRLAASRSDAAGDLEQRRQAVENLVAPLRDTLAQVQDQLRRSETGYKVAHAELGKQMEFVRQSSEQLRAQTGALVRALRRPEARGRWGELQLRRVAEIAGMSRFCDFDEQASAVTRGGVVRPDMVVRLAGGKNIVVDSKVSLAAYLEAAEAAEGGPQEVRLDAHARHLREHVDRLAAKSYWQAFTPAPEFVVLFIPGEAFLAPALERDPQLLEYAMGRRVHIATPTTLITMLRTAQYAWQQAALSENARAVFDLGKELYDRLGAMGRTMDTLGRSLTRAVAAYNQTVGSLETRVLVSARKLNDLGVVDGPLPAPDLIEDLPRSPSVPELVTETEPDLEADVPGDPTVGTSSAPETSAGGQVGGVSTERPQAAGEETARAYRGPLPGGRFAPGSS, from the coding sequence ATGGACGTCACGGCACTCCTCTTCCAACTCGTGGCAGGCCTCGCGGCCGGGCTGGTCGTCGGGTTCTCGCTCGGCCGGGCCAGGGCCGCCGCCGGGGCCGCCGCCGCCGACGCGCGGGCCGCCGAGGCCGAACGCCGTGCCACGCTCGCCGAAGCCGCCGCGCAGGCCGCCGAGGAGAAGGTGTCCTACGTCGAGGAACAGATGACGCAGCGCTTCCAGACGCTGTCCAACCGCGCGCTCGACGTGAACAACCTGCGGTTCCTCGAACTGGCGGAAAGCAGGCTCGCCGCCTCGCGGTCGGACGCGGCCGGCGACCTGGAACAGCGGCGGCAGGCGGTGGAGAACCTCGTGGCGCCGCTGCGCGACACGCTGGCGCAGGTGCAGGACCAGCTCCGGCGCAGCGAGACCGGGTACAAGGTGGCGCACGCCGAGCTCGGCAAGCAGATGGAGTTCGTCCGGCAGAGCTCCGAGCAGTTGCGCGCGCAGACCGGGGCCCTGGTGCGCGCGCTGCGGCGGCCCGAGGCCCGGGGACGGTGGGGGGAACTGCAGCTGCGGCGCGTCGCCGAGATCGCCGGCATGTCGCGGTTCTGCGACTTCGACGAGCAGGCGAGCGCCGTCACCCGTGGCGGCGTCGTCCGGCCGGACATGGTGGTGCGGCTCGCCGGCGGCAAGAACATCGTCGTGGACTCCAAGGTGTCGCTCGCCGCGTACCTGGAGGCCGCCGAGGCCGCGGAAGGCGGGCCGCAGGAGGTGCGACTGGACGCGCACGCACGGCACCTGCGTGAGCATGTGGACCGGCTGGCGGCCAAGTCGTACTGGCAGGCGTTCACACCGGCGCCGGAGTTCGTGGTGCTGTTCATCCCCGGTGAGGCGTTCCTCGCGCCGGCCCTCGAACGGGACCCGCAGCTGCTGGAGTACGCCATGGGACGGCGCGTCCACATCGCGACCCCGACCACGCTGATCACCATGCTGCGCACGGCCCAGTACGCCTGGCAGCAGGCGGCGCTGAGCGAGAACGCACGCGCGGTCTTCGACCTCGGCAAGGAGCTCTACGACCGGCTCGGCGCCATGGGCCGGACCATGGACACCCTCGGCCGGTCCCTCACGCGGGCCGTCGCCGCGTACAACCAGACGGTGGGGTCGCTGGAGACCCGCGTGCTGGTGTCGGCACGCAAACTCAACGACCTCGGGGTGGTCGACGGGCCGCTGCCGGCCCCCGACCTCATCGAGGACCTGCCGCGCTCACCGTCGGTACCGGAACTCGTGACCGAGACCGAGCCGGACCTCGAGGCGGACGTACCCGGTGACCCCACCGTGGGGACGTCATCGGCACCGGAGACGTCCGCAGGCGGCCAGGTGGGAGGTGTGTCCACCGAGAGGCCGCAAGCCGCTGGTGAAGAGACGGCAAGGGCGTACCGGGGCCCGCTTCCTGGGGGTAGGTTTGCGCCAGGCTCGTCATAG
- a CDS encoding DUF6542 domain-containing protein: MVAQQRTRPGVRLTARGAAALVLVVTLLSELTGSITVTCVTFAVACVAGVLLVQPKDLLALAVTPPLLFFVVTLISAVVSALGAPSMIQALGLGMFTDLSAAAPWLFGTSAVMLVIAWFRGLPANITALRSELRSDPPSRPAVRPRTPAGPKFAPEPEGYFEPRVYGKPRDERERPGAQNGL, translated from the coding sequence GTGGTAGCTCAGCAGCGCACGCGACCAGGGGTCAGGCTGACCGCCAGGGGTGCCGCCGCGCTCGTGCTGGTCGTCACGCTGCTGTCGGAGCTGACCGGGTCGATCACCGTCACCTGTGTGACCTTCGCGGTCGCATGTGTGGCCGGCGTGCTGCTGGTGCAGCCCAAGGACCTGCTCGCGCTGGCCGTCACACCGCCGCTGCTGTTCTTCGTCGTCACGCTGATCTCGGCCGTCGTGTCGGCCCTCGGCGCGCCGTCCATGATCCAGGCGCTCGGCCTCGGCATGTTCACCGACCTCAGCGCCGCCGCGCCGTGGCTGTTCGGCACCTCGGCCGTCATGCTCGTCATCGCGTGGTTCCGCGGCCTGCCGGCCAACATCACCGCGCTCAGGTCCGAGCTGCGCTCCGACCCGCCGTCCCGTCCCGCCGTCCGTCCCAGGACCCCCGCCGGGCCGAAGTTCGCACCCGAACCCGAGGGGTACTTCGAGCCGCGCGTGTACGGCAAACCGCGCGACGAGAGAGAACGGCCCGGCGCGCAGAACGGCCTCTAG
- a CDS encoding 4-hydroxy-3-methylbut-2-enyl diphosphate reductase, with the protein MISQTTATKRVLVAKPRGYCAGVDRAVQAVEKALEQYGAPIYVRKQIVHNTHVVKTLEERGAVFVEETEEVPEGAIVVFSAHGVAPTVHQEAEARSLRTIDATCPLVTKVHNEARRFAAGDYDILLIGHEGHEEVEGTAGEAPRHVQLVDGPEGVASVQVRDPERVVWLSQTTLSVDETTETVARLRDRFPALIDPPSDDICYATQNRQVAVKDIAAEADLVIVVGSGNSSNSKRLVEVALDAGAGASYLVDDASLIDDAWLSGVTTVGVTSGASVPESLVEGVLAYLASHGFTDVQEVESVRESVRFALPHELRRDLRASP; encoded by the coding sequence ATGATTTCGCAGACCACCGCGACCAAGCGGGTCCTCGTCGCCAAGCCACGCGGCTACTGCGCGGGGGTCGACCGTGCGGTCCAGGCGGTCGAGAAGGCCCTTGAGCAGTACGGCGCGCCGATCTACGTGCGCAAGCAGATCGTGCACAACACCCACGTGGTGAAGACCCTCGAGGAGCGCGGCGCCGTCTTCGTCGAGGAGACCGAAGAGGTCCCCGAGGGCGCGATCGTCGTCTTCTCCGCGCACGGTGTGGCCCCCACCGTCCACCAGGAGGCCGAGGCGCGCTCGCTGCGGACCATCGACGCGACCTGCCCCCTGGTCACCAAGGTCCACAACGAGGCCAGGCGGTTCGCCGCCGGCGACTACGACATCCTGCTGATCGGCCACGAGGGCCACGAGGAGGTCGAGGGCACCGCGGGTGAGGCTCCCCGCCACGTCCAGCTCGTGGACGGGCCGGAGGGGGTCGCGTCCGTCCAGGTCCGCGACCCCGAGCGGGTCGTCTGGCTGTCCCAGACCACCCTTTCGGTCGACGAGACCACCGAGACCGTCGCGCGCCTGCGGGACCGTTTCCCCGCGCTGATCGACCCGCCGAGCGACGACATCTGTTACGCGACGCAGAACCGCCAGGTCGCGGTCAAGGACATCGCCGCCGAGGCCGACCTCGTCATCGTCGTCGGTTCCGGCAACTCCTCCAACAGCAAGCGCCTGGTCGAGGTCGCTCTGGACGCCGGCGCCGGCGCGTCCTACCTCGTGGACGACGCGTCCCTCATCGACGACGCGTGGCTGTCCGGCGTCACCACGGTGGGGGTCACGAGCGGCGCCTCGGTCCCGGAGTCCCTGGTCGAGGGGGTGCTCGCCTACCTGGCGTCCCACGGCTTCACCGACGTCCAGGAGGTCGAGTCGGTGCGCGAGAGCGTGCGCTTCGCTCTGCCGCACGAGCTACGGCGCGACCTGCGCGCGAGCCCCTGA